A DNA window from candidate division KSB1 bacterium contains the following coding sequences:
- a CDS encoding amidohydrolase family protein → MKNSPKIFRQGNHIVMPGMATAHSHAFQRALRGRTQRRQTKAGSFWSWRGLMYELAGKLDPDDIFNISRFAFVELAMSGVTAVGEFHYVHHQQDGTPYDDRTILADSVIRAAKEVGVRITLIRTAYFRAGQYQEIESTQKRFCDPSVDKVLQDVETLSNRYKNDPMVDVAVAAHSIRAV, encoded by the coding sequence ATGAAGAACTCACCCAAAATATTTCGCCAGGGAAATCACATCGTCATGCCCGGCATGGCAACAGCCCATTCGCACGCCTTCCAGCGTGCTTTGCGTGGCCGCACCCAGCGCAGACAAACAAAAGCCGGCTCCTTCTGGTCATGGCGCGGGCTCATGTATGAACTTGCCGGCAAGCTGGATCCCGATGACATATTTAATATTTCGCGTTTTGCATTTGTGGAGTTGGCAATGTCCGGAGTGACGGCAGTTGGCGAATTCCATTACGTGCATCACCAGCAGGATGGCACGCCTTATGACGACCGGACTATTCTCGCAGATTCGGTTATTCGCGCGGCAAAAGAGGTGGGTGTCAGAATTACTTTGATTCGAACAGCCTATTTTCGGGCCGGACAGTACCAGGAAATCGAGTCCACTCAAAAACGTTTTTGCGATCCTTCGGTTGACAAAGTTCTCCAGGATGTTGAAACGCTTTCGAATCGGTATAAAAATGATCCGATGGTGGATGTGGCTGTGGCAGCGCACAGCATTCGCGCGGTG